The genomic DNA CATGCAAGCCTGAAATCTTCAGCTTGAgtatttgaaaaacaaaagaaacatggCCACGAAAAACCATGTTAACGACAAGAACATGACAACGGAAAAGCTGTGTTGACGGCAAGCACACAACAACGAAAAAGTTGTGTTAACGGTGATACAAGACATCGTCTAGGCATAGAAGCCGACAAGATATATCAGACTCGGACGGTGATCGATATGAACCTCTTTCTCTCGGAAAAATTGATTGATAGAAACAAGAATACAATCCacctagacaaaaaaaaaattgatctgtattaattgttttaatttgatttgttagtgattttaattgatgtgtcaacACCAGCTTGAATGTTAAAGTTGAGGTGTCATCACCTGATGAAAAACAtccaagttttattgtattgatttgggaaagaaaacatatcttaaaataataaatatgatattctctaccatattaataaaaatatttcataaaattaatttagaaagaaCACACATATATCTTTGAATATGATAAAATGACAACATATATCTTTGAATATGATAAAATGTCAACATATATCTTTGAATATGATAAAATGTCAACATATACTAAATGTGTTTCATTAGTATTTGAATACCTTCAATAATATGCAAAATTTATTGGTTATAAATAGATTTAACACTCACTTAAGaatacacccaaaaaaaaatcaaaagtgagaagaaaaagtttagaaaatgGCGAAGCTCATTGTTGTCTTCATTgtatcttgtttgttgattgcaattcaattttctaatgtaaaatttcaaatactttttattgtttaaagTTCAAATACTTGTTATCATTCTTATGGATTATAAATTCATTAAAGGTTGggttcttatatttattttggtacAGGCTGAGGAATTAGAAATTCCAAGTGAAGCACCTGCAATCTATAaggtatatgtttttttatgaaatgataaattataaaagcaaatattttcacacaaaaagaaaatatatattttacaaacaacatatatttcaaactatttatattatattattttccaaactatttttaatatatattaattgacaaaagcaattaatatattttaagttatcaaaacaattaatatatattagatattatattattttccaaactattttaatatatattaattgacaaaaaacatgtataattttattattcttttgatCACAAATTTATATGTGTTTTCCAACAAAATTCAGATGGGAAGAGGAGGCTCACTTCGACCAGAAGGTAAATTGTTAATAACATCACTTGTTCTTTCATTCATATAATCAATGAATGAGTTGAAATGTTGAATAATACCTTTagtcatttatttatttataagtttgTGCAGAATGTCCAGCGGAATGTCGACGCCGATGTTCAGCGACATCTCACAAAAAACCATGTTTGTTCTTTTGCAACAAATGTTGTAACACATGTTTGTGCGTACCATCGTGAACATATGGACACAAAGAAGAATGCCCTTGCTACGATAACTGGAGGACCAAAGAAGGTGGACCTAAATGTCcataataacttaaaaataaaaattaaaaataatatctatttagtttgtttcttaataaaatctatGTTGGTCATGCCTATTTCTAATACACATTGTATCTTCTATTgcaaaactaaatttaatatgaaaattattagaGCTTCTCATAAAGAATGGGCCTAAGCATATTCCATCCCATCTCTCTAACTCTGCACATTTTAAAaggaattatttttatttcttttttcatataaaaataaaagtgaaacaTTATCATGCAATTTCTGtataagaaaaaagacaaagaggAAGGTTTATAATGCAAGCAAACTAAAgggtaaaaagaaagaaactcatggaacaaattttgtggtatatatttggttatataattttacaaaataattaaaaaacaacctgtgatttttaattgttttctagATAATATTGACATAAAAACCTTAGTACAAATATTTGTTACTGTtagtatttatttatcaataaaaCACAACTTCTCTGATTACAACGAaggtttctaaaatattttatatccaaattgcaaaatattatacatatgacTATTTCTTATGCTATATGAAGAACGATCCTAGCTAGCCAAGCTCATTTTATCATCAATCAAAGCTTCTTTATCCTCCTCACAATGGATTTCTACTATGAACGTGTCCAAGGACCTATGCAACCATGTCGGCTTCCTGTGAATCAGGAACGATAATGTCAAGCCTCATCATCGCCTTGTAGCGTTGAGGAACCCGAGCTCCACTGTGCATACAAATCTCAACCAAAGCAGGAGCTTTACCATAAAACCTCCTGAGACTTCCGGTAAGCGGATTTCCCTTAAGGTCTCTCACATGCCATACATAGTTTGGAGGAAAAACTTCGTCCACAAGAGCATCTTGCCATCCGTGCTTCCCATCTCTCCATTGGTGTTTGAACTCTCCACAGAGCTTCACACTATGTCCCCATGGTCCAACATGTACTTCAGAACAATACCCGCAAGCTTTGACTGTGTATTTCCTCATCAATTTCGTTACCCCCAATCTAACTTTTTCGTAAGCGTCCATTGTTTCCTGCGCTATCCTAGGTATGTCCTCCGGTATGGGAGGTGGATACCTTTCACAAGCACCAAGCGTGTCAAGCTCAGCTAGTGGAGATGACAATGACGACGATGTTTGAGGCTTATCAGGCTCTCTAACATATCCACCACGTTCGATCACTCTCTTCCCCATCATTCGTATTGGTTGTGTCCTTCTGCGACAAGGATACTCTGGGATATCAACTCCAGCCTGAATACATAGCTCAACAAGTGCCGGGATCCTCTCATAGTCAAACCGAGTTTCATGCTTTATGCGTCTCCCAAAAAGATCATACATATGATACGACTCAACAGGAATAAGAACATCATTGATGGTACCCTTGACCCATGAATGAGAACCACGCCGCTGTGAACTTGTAGGACCATTGCAATCCTTAATACTGTGACCAGAATTAGCCACATGAACCGCCCCACACTCACTGCAAGCAAAGACGGGAACAAGATGTAGCAGCTGTGCTAAACCCTTGATCAACAACTTCCAATTATCAATCACTTGAGAAGCCACGGGAACAAGATTAGGAACTAGCAACCCATTTTTGGGAGGATCTAACTGTTTCTCTATACCCATCTGAGCAAGTTTCTTATCTTTCCTAGCTTCTTCCTGAATTTGCTTAAAAGGAACAGGGTAAggctttttcttgttttttggtaACATAGGAGGAAGATCAACGTTCTGCGTAAATACATGT from Camelina sativa cultivar DH55 chromosome 7, Cs, whole genome shotgun sequence includes the following:
- the LOC104700397 gene encoding gibberellin-regulated protein 12-like, with the translated sequence MAKLIVVFIVSCLLIAIQFSNAEELEIPSEAPAIYKMGRGGSLRPEECPAECRRRCSATSHKKPCLFFCNKCCNTCLCVPS
- the LOC104700398 gene encoding APO protein 1, chloroplastic-like, whose translation is MLLVSPACRGVYLQTVDPPKPIDLSARGSFASCFQIPRSTPRRECWMRLGTFVCINQNKQRHVFTQNVDLPPMLPKNKKKPYPVPFKQIQEEARKDKKLAQMGIEKQLDPPKNGLLVPNLVPVASQVIDNWKLLIKGLAQLLHLVPVFACSECGAVHVANSGHSIKDCNGPTSSQRRGSHSWVKGTINDVLIPVESYHMYDLFGRRIKHETRFDYERIPALVELCIQAGVDIPEYPCRRRTQPIRMMGKRVIERGGYVREPDKPQTSSSLSSPLAELDTLGACERYPPPIPEDIPRIAQETMDAYEKVRLGVTKLMRKYTVKACGYCSEVHVGPWGHSVKLCGEFKHQWRDGKHGWQDALVDEVFPPNYVWHVRDLKGNPLTGSLRRFYGKAPALVEICMHSGARVPQRYKAMMRLDIIVPDSQEADMVA